A single Marinitoga litoralis DNA region contains:
- a CDS encoding rod shape-determining protein yields MRASFGKTNIGIDLGTANTLVYVKGKGIVVNEPSVIAIEKDSKEILNVGKEAKKMIGKTPANIIAIRPLKDGVIADYNTALAMLKYFINASVGSFTFFKPTVVVGVPTDATEVERHALYKAALDAGAGKAFLIEESMATAIGIGLNVEEASGNMVVDIGGGTTEISVISLGSLVVSKSIRIAGDELDESIINYVKDKTGLLIGERTAEKIKQKIGNAWPNEEYDNEEIEIIGRDILSGLPKNIILKGYEIREAISNPVSKIVEQIKLTVEETPPELLTDIVMKGIYLAGGGALLKGLKELIEHETKIKVIVAEDPLTAVARGAGMVLDKVKILENLAKLQK; encoded by the coding sequence ATGAGAGCAAGTTTTGGTAAAACTAATATTGGTATTGATTTAGGAACTGCTAATACTTTGGTATATGTAAAAGGAAAAGGTATTGTTGTAAATGAACCTTCTGTTATAGCTATTGAAAAAGATTCAAAGGAAATATTAAATGTTGGTAAAGAAGCCAAAAAAATGATTGGGAAAACTCCTGCTAATATTATTGCTATTAGACCTTTAAAGGATGGAGTTATTGCCGATTACAATACAGCTTTAGCTATGTTAAAATATTTTATTAACGCTTCCGTTGGATCTTTTACATTTTTTAAACCTACAGTTGTTGTTGGTGTCCCAACTGATGCAACTGAAGTTGAAAGACATGCTTTGTATAAGGCTGCATTAGATGCGGGTGCAGGTAAAGCATTTTTAATTGAAGAATCAATGGCTACTGCAATTGGTATTGGTTTAAATGTAGAAGAAGCTTCAGGTAATATGGTAGTTGACATCGGTGGAGGTACTACAGAAATTTCTGTAATTTCATTAGGAAGTTTAGTAGTATCTAAATCTATACGTATTGCCGGAGATGAATTAGACGAATCTATAATTAATTATGTTAAAGATAAAACTGGATTGTTAATTGGCGAAAGAACTGCAGAAAAAATAAAACAAAAAATAGGTAATGCTTGGCCAAATGAAGAATATGATAATGAAGAAATAGAAATAATTGGAAGAGATATTTTATCTGGACTTCCCAAAAACATTATTTTAAAAGGATATGAAATTAGAGAAGCTATTAGCAATCCCGTATCAAAAATCGTTGAACAAATAAAATTAACAGTAGAAGAAACTCCACCTGAATTATTAACTGATATTGTTATGAAAGGTATTTATTTAGCTGGTGGAGGTGCATTATTAAAAGGACTAAAAGAATTAATTGAACACGAAACAAAAATAAAGGTTATTGTAGCTGAAGATCCATTGACTGCTGTTGCAAGGGGTGCTGGTATGGTTTTAGATAAGGTTAAAATATTAGAAAATTTAGCGAAATTACAAAAATAA
- a CDS encoding penicillin-binding transpeptidase domain-containing protein — protein sequence MKESRFKFLVFLFISAFFILLSRAFYLQIINHSKYVKEVEELSTRIITLNPIRGNIYDKNGILLAWSEKVYIIENYNDTFSEKDVEILVDIFSNISDTPETYIDKLLFQKRLVIKLTPASIKQLSEIKGIKISEKYIRKYIDNTIYPIVGYVNSEGVPQYGIEKYYNDILEGKPGYQIVKITPGGRIDKILETVEPIKGKDIYLTIDYRLQKYIYNEMEKYKKSGAVIMSNPNNGEILALVSYPAVEPNLFSSGLSIQDWKKIIYDTKQPLINKAISATYAPGSVIKPFFALVGLEEGYSPEATIDCDGKFELENSKGNVIAEYYDWNIFGHGVTDLVKSLRVSCNLYYYNLGLTLGIDALSAYAKAFKVDEKTDIDLTGEVSSVFPSRDWKKERFGVDWYIGETVLTSIGQGYMEFTPISILKLYNVLSTKGMYYKFHVLKSYINNISEEKISYEKKLVYNFNINPVYYFNILKGLIEVTTYPGNSTDGGTAYHVFQNFPQLVAGKTGTAEVTGGKLPHSWFAGFMPANNPEVSIVSFIENGGYGSEVAAPIAKKALEKYLELKKGD from the coding sequence ATGAAAGAATCAAGGTTTAAATTCCTGGTATTTTTATTTATTTCTGCTTTTTTTATTTTGCTTTCACGAGCTTTTTATTTGCAAATAATTAATCACTCTAAATATGTTAAAGAAGTTGAAGAATTGAGTACACGGATAATAACTTTAAATCCTATACGCGGAAATATATATGATAAAAACGGAATATTATTAGCCTGGAGTGAAAAAGTTTATATTATTGAAAATTATAATGATACTTTTTCTGAAAAAGATGTTGAAATATTAGTAGATATTTTTTCAAATATATCAGATACCCCAGAAACTTATATAGATAAATTACTTTTTCAAAAAAGATTAGTTATAAAATTAACACCCGCAAGTATAAAACAATTATCAGAAATTAAAGGTATTAAAATTTCCGAAAAGTATATTAGGAAGTATATTGATAATACTATATATCCAATAGTAGGTTATGTAAATTCTGAAGGTGTTCCACAATATGGTATAGAAAAGTATTATAATGATATATTAGAAGGAAAACCTGGATATCAAATAGTTAAAATAACTCCCGGTGGTCGTATTGATAAAATATTAGAAACAGTTGAGCCGATTAAAGGAAAAGATATATATTTAACTATAGACTATAGGCTACAAAAATATATATATAATGAAATGGAAAAATATAAAAAATCTGGTGCTGTAATAATGTCTAATCCAAATAATGGCGAAATTTTGGCATTGGTAAGTTACCCTGCTGTTGAACCTAATTTGTTTTCATCAGGACTTTCAATACAAGATTGGAAAAAAATAATTTATGACACAAAACAGCCATTAATAAATAAAGCAATATCGGCTACATATGCTCCGGGATCTGTTATTAAACCTTTCTTCGCTTTAGTGGGTTTAGAAGAAGGATATTCTCCTGAAGCTACTATTGATTGTGATGGGAAATTCGAATTAGAAAATTCTAAAGGAAATGTTATTGCAGAGTATTATGACTGGAATATTTTTGGACATGGAGTTACTGATTTAGTAAAGTCATTAAGAGTATCCTGTAATTTATATTATTACAATCTTGGTTTGACTCTAGGAATAGATGCATTAAGTGCATATGCGAAAGCTTTTAAAGTAGATGAAAAAACTGATATAGATTTAACAGGAGAGGTAAGTTCTGTATTTCCAAGTAGAGACTGGAAAAAAGAAAGGTTTGGTGTTGATTGGTATATTGGTGAAACCGTTTTAACATCTATTGGGCAAGGATATATGGAATTTACGCCTATTAGCATTTTGAAATTATATAATGTTCTTTCAACGAAAGGGATGTATTATAAATTCCATGTGTTGAAAAGTTATATTAATAATATTTCAGAAGAGAAGATTTCATATGAAAAGAAATTAGTATATAATTTTAATATAAATCCCGTATATTATTTCAACATTTTAAAAGGATTAATAGAAGTTACAACTTATCCAGGAAATAGCACGGATGGCGGTACAGCTTATCATGTATTTCAAAACTTTCCACAATTAGTTGCTGGAAAAACTGGTACCGCTGAAGTAACAGGTGGAAAACTTCCTCATTCTTGGTTTGCTGGATTTATGCCAGCAAATAATCCAGAAGTTTCAATTGTATCTTTTATTGAAAACGGTGGTTATGGTTCTGAAGTTGCAGCTCCAATAGCCAAAAAAGCATTGGAGAAATATTTAGAATTAAAAAAGGGGGATTAA
- the ruvC gene encoding crossover junction endodeoxyribonuclease RuvC produces the protein MRILGIDPGYGRIGYGVIDKIGNNFKLIDFGVIETDKKADLNSRLVEIYDKMNNLISNYNPDESAVESLFFFKNVKTAIEVGEARGVILLSLQKAKVPIFEYTPYQVKQSITGYGRAEKGQIQRMLKVVFNLKKNPTPDDAADALAIAFCHGNYRKIV, from the coding sequence ATGAGAATTTTAGGAATTGATCCAGGATATGGTAGAATAGGTTATGGAGTAATTGATAAGATTGGCAATAACTTTAAATTAATAGATTTTGGTGTTATTGAAACAGATAAAAAAGCAGATTTAAATTCTAGATTAGTTGAAATTTATGATAAAATGAATAATTTAATTTCTAATTATAATCCTGATGAATCAGCTGTTGAAAGTTTATTCTTTTTTAAAAACGTTAAAACTGCTATTGAAGTTGGAGAAGCACGTGGTGTTATATTATTATCATTACAAAAAGCAAAAGTACCTATATTTGAATATACTCCATACCAAGTAAAACAATCAATTACCGGGTATGGTCGAGCAGAAAAAGGACAAATACAAAGAATGTTAAAAGTAGTTTTTAATTTAAAAAAGAATCCCACTCCAGATGATGCTGCTGACGCTTTAGCTATAGCTTTTTGTCATGGGAATTATAGGAAAATTGTATGA
- a CDS encoding NAD(P)/FAD-dependent oxidoreductase yields the protein MIAVIGGGIVGTLIARELNKYVEDVWLFEAKTNFGMGVTKSNSAILHGGYDDPPGSLRAQLCYKGNQLYTQLQKELHFDLKRVGSHVVAIEDEETNYIYNLLKKAEKNGVKEVRIVEKLELLEMEKNINPKAKRSLFCEIAGIFDPWIVAIQAAKSVRVNGGRTLIKKKLVEVEKKNGKFLLKFQDKSEYFADLVINAAGLFADEVAKLFGDEVPEIFPVKGEYFLLSKDYNYVNSTIFPVPTGISKGCLVLPTVDGGFLVGPNANRVLSKYDTATTKEGLNEIREKGMKLVPNLNFRRHLVKTFAGLRPETEKKDFYIDVGKSGAIHVSGIRSPGLTAAPAIAKYVVEYLIQEKVGMNLYLREKYISNIERTPHLVHIDRNEWNNIIQKDPNAGEMVCHCNKVTKKEIIDAINNGARTLDDIKFMTRASFGECQGGFCTAKILKILAEYTGRDPREINQNEDGSWIVNAKVRV from the coding sequence TTGATTGCAGTAATAGGAGGGGGTATCGTTGGTACCTTAATTGCAAGAGAACTGAATAAATATGTCGAAGATGTTTGGCTTTTTGAAGCAAAAACTAATTTTGGAATGGGAGTCACAAAATCTAATTCGGCTATTTTACATGGCGGATATGATGATCCACCTGGAAGTTTAAGAGCTCAATTGTGTTATAAAGGGAATCAATTATATACACAGTTACAAAAAGAATTGCATTTCGATTTAAAGAGAGTAGGTTCACATGTTGTTGCTATTGAAGATGAAGAAACAAATTATATATATAATTTGTTAAAAAAGGCTGAAAAAAATGGTGTTAAAGAAGTTAGAATAGTAGAAAAATTAGAATTATTAGAAATGGAAAAAAACATTAATCCAAAAGCTAAACGATCATTATTTTGTGAAATTGCTGGAATATTTGATCCATGGATTGTAGCTATTCAAGCAGCAAAATCCGTTAGAGTTAATGGTGGTAGAACTTTAATCAAAAAGAAACTAGTAGAAGTTGAAAAGAAAAATGGCAAATTTCTATTAAAATTTCAAGATAAATCCGAATATTTTGCAGATTTAGTAATTAATGCTGCTGGATTATTTGCAGATGAAGTTGCAAAACTATTTGGAGATGAAGTGCCTGAAATATTTCCTGTAAAAGGAGAATATTTTTTACTTTCAAAGGATTATAATTATGTAAATTCAACAATATTCCCAGTTCCAACAGGAATTTCAAAAGGTTGTTTAGTTTTACCAACAGTGGATGGAGGTTTTTTAGTTGGTCCAAATGCTAACAGGGTATTATCAAAATACGATACAGCAACTACTAAAGAAGGTTTAAATGAAATTAGAGAAAAAGGAATGAAATTAGTTCCAAATCTCAATTTCAGAAGACATTTAGTAAAAACATTTGCTGGATTAAGACCTGAAACAGAAAAGAAGGACTTTTACATCGATGTAGGTAAAAGTGGAGCAATACATGTATCGGGCATTAGATCACCAGGATTAACAGCCGCTCCAGCGATAGCAAAATATGTAGTTGAATATTTGATTCAAGAAAAAGTTGGTATGAATCTATATTTAAGAGAGAAGTATATATCAAATATAGAAAGAACACCACATTTAGTTCATATAGATAGAAATGAATGGAATAATATAATTCAAAAAGATCCAAATGCGGGTGAAATGGTTTGTCATTGTAATAAGGTAACTAAAAAAGAAATAATAGATGCTATAAATAATGGCGCTAGAACTTTAGACGATATTAAGTTTATGACTAGAGCGTCATTTGGAGAATGTCAAGGTGGATTTTGTACAGCAAAAATTTTAAAAATATTAGCAGAATACACAGGAAGAGATCCTAGAGAAATAAATCAAAACGAAGATGGAAGTTGGATTGTGAATGCGAAGGTGAGAGTATGA